The Gemella haemolysans genome includes a region encoding these proteins:
- a CDS encoding helix-turn-helix domain-containing protein → MKNKGTLLAQNLKKLRKMNNYSMSTVADKLELSSHGVYANWEYGRNEPNVATLVSIAKLYNVSIDELVGYKTEKGEPDELVDTHFEVIDMIKSLDSEDCKLVEEVLRRFRGYSFSRNINL, encoded by the coding sequence TTGAAGAATAAAGGAACATTACTGGCACAAAACTTGAAAAAACTTCGAAAAATGAACAATTACTCTATGTCAACTGTAGCAGATAAACTAGAGTTATCATCTCATGGTGTTTATGCTAACTGGGAATACGGTCGAAACGAACCTAATGTAGCGACACTAGTATCTATTGCAAAACTGTATAACGTTTCAATAGACGAACTTGTGGGGTATAAAACAGAAAAAGGGGAACCAGATGAGTTGGTAGATACTCACTTTGAAGTAATTGATATGATTAAGTCACTTGATAGTGAAGATTGTAAATTAGTAGAAGAAGTTTTGAGAAGATTTAGGGGATATTCTTTTTCTAGAAATATAAATCTATAA
- the comGA gene encoding competence type IV pilus ATPase ComGA yields the protein MNRIINESIEKRASDIHIYPHISGDSFIQLRVNGHLSKYEKFTNREIEQIISLLKYNANIDISRNKEPQSGRFVYNYNEKDYFLRVSTLPLSELNEGCVVRIFINELEDVDYSIFEEDNEFIYNLSKRAYGLILFSGPTGSGKSTSMYKLASELASRDKQIITVEDPVEKNIPTLIQMQVNEKAGINYDNALKSILRCDPDAMVIGEIRDFKTASQVITSSFSGHLVLSTIHAENSIGVINRLKDLNLSLEDIKQTIICIISQRLVNLTNGKRGLVTEILKKEDIYDYIDNNKIIANSLEQKFQLACEKGLITTDEKEKWGY from the coding sequence ATGAATCGTATAATTAACGAATCAATAGAAAAAAGAGCCAGTGATATCCATATATACCCGCATATATCAGGGGATTCCTTTATACAACTCAGAGTGAATGGACACCTGAGTAAATATGAAAAATTTACTAACAGGGAGATTGAACAGATAATATCTTTGTTGAAATATAATGCCAACATAGATATTTCAAGAAATAAAGAACCTCAAAGTGGTCGTTTCGTTTATAACTATAACGAAAAAGATTATTTTTTACGCGTTTCTACCTTGCCGTTAAGTGAACTTAATGAAGGATGTGTAGTGAGGATTTTTATTAATGAATTAGAAGATGTTGATTACAGTATCTTCGAGGAAGATAATGAATTTATATATAATCTTTCTAAAAGAGCCTATGGTTTGATACTATTTTCAGGACCAACAGGAAGTGGAAAATCAACATCAATGTATAAACTAGCTAGCGAATTAGCTAGTAGGGATAAACAGATAATTACCGTGGAAGATCCTGTAGAGAAAAACATACCGACTTTAATACAAATGCAAGTGAACGAAAAAGCTGGAATAAATTATGACAATGCTTTAAAATCAATCTTACGATGCGATCCAGATGCAATGGTAATCGGTGAAATAAGAGATTTTAAAACAGCAAGTCAAGTAATTACTTCATCATTTTCTGGACATTTAGTATTAAGTACAATTCATGCAGAAAATTCTATCGGTGTAATTAATCGATTGAAAGATTTAAACCTGTCATTAGAAGATATTAAGCAGACCATAATTTGTATAATTTCTCAAAGATTGGTCAACTTAACAAATGGAAAAAGAGGATTAGTAACCGAAATATTGAAAAAAGAAGATATTTATGATTATATAGATAATAATAAGATTATAGCAAACTCTTTAGAGCAAAAATTTCAATTAGCATGTGAGAAGGGGTTAATCACTACTGATGAAAAAGAAAAATGGGGATATTAA
- the lgt gene encoding prolipoprotein diacylglyceryl transferase — translation MTLGFLDPVAFHLFSKPVYWYGIIIATTVFFAYLLADREATKRGLKQDTMLDLLLIALPIAFIFARAYYVIFRWEYYAGDFSSMIAIWDGGIAIYGGLIGGFLVLYFFARRRGVKIIKLLDIIAPSLLVGQMLGRWGNFFNHEAYGEIVTKQYLENRFIPNFIIENMYIDGAYRQPTFLYESLWCLIALVILLLIRNKLAQSEVFAAYLILYGVERFIVEGMRTDSLYIGSLRVSQVLSLVFVVGSLIYLIVLNTKFKDKKILYRES, via the coding sequence ATGACATTAGGTTTCTTAGATCCGGTTGCATTTCATCTATTCAGTAAGCCTGTCTATTGGTATGGAATAATAATTGCTACAACAGTATTTTTTGCGTACTTGCTTGCTGATAGAGAAGCGACTAAACGAGGATTAAAACAAGATACAATGTTAGATCTATTACTAATAGCTTTACCAATAGCATTTATCTTTGCTCGTGCTTATTATGTAATATTTAGATGGGAATATTACGCTGGAGACTTTAGTAGTATGATAGCTATCTGGGATGGTGGAATAGCCATTTACGGTGGTTTAATTGGAGGATTTTTAGTACTTTACTTTTTTGCGAGAAGAAGAGGGGTAAAAATAATCAAACTATTAGATATAATAGCTCCAAGCTTATTAGTAGGACAAATGTTAGGACGTTGGGGGAACTTTTTCAACCATGAAGCATACGGTGAAATTGTTACTAAACAATATTTAGAAAACAGATTTATACCGAACTTCATTATTGAAAATATGTACATTGATGGTGCATATCGTCAACCAACATTCTTATATGAAAGTTTATGGTGTTTAATAGCACTGGTAATACTATTATTAATACGTAATAAATTAGCTCAAAGTGAAGTATTTGCTGCATATTTAATTTTATATGGAGTAGAGAGATTCATTGTAGAAGGAATGAGAACAGACTCACTTTATATTGGAAGTCTTAGAGTATCTCAAGTCCTTTCGCTAGTATTTGTGGTAGGAAGTTTGATATACTTAATAGTGCTTAATACAAAATTCAAAGATAAGAAGATTTTGTATAGAGAATCATAA
- a CDS encoding prepilin-type N-terminal cleavage/methylation domain-containing protein — translation MVKRHYKNRQGFSLVEMLAVLMIVSIIVIILSRISINTYEKYQERLAVNELVSEIYNVQTRSLNERRTFIIFFVNDDKYDTFYDDHEHWKKIKRVGKPKLGGASVTFEYRKGNLVSKANTVDVQFDNSRYRIIVHLDTGYITLDEV, via the coding sequence ATGGTAAAGCGACATTACAAAAATAGGCAGGGCTTCAGTTTAGTAGAAATGTTAGCTGTATTAATGATAGTAAGTATCATAGTAATAATATTATCAAGAATATCTATAAACACCTATGAAAAATATCAAGAAAGATTAGCGGTTAATGAATTAGTTTCAGAGATATACAATGTGCAAACGCGAAGTTTGAATGAAAGAAGAACATTTATCATTTTTTTTGTGAACGATGATAAGTACGATACATTTTATGATGATCATGAGCATTGGAAAAAAATTAAAAGAGTAGGAAAACCAAAGTTAGGAGGAGCCTCGGTTACATTTGAATACAGAAAGGGGAATCTAGTGTCTAAGGCAAATACTGTAGATGTACAGTTTGATAATAGTAGATATAGAATTATTGTTCATTTAGATACTGGATACATAACACTAGATGAAGTATAA
- a CDS encoding manganese-dependent inorganic pyrophosphatase → MTNILIFGHKNPDTDTICSSIVYNNLKRIQGMDTEAVRLGEINDETRYALEYFNVRLPRLVDEVAEGQHVILVDHNEFQQSANGIEKAVIREVIDHHRIANFETAGPLYYRAEPLGCTATILKKIYEEQSVHIDKQMAGLMLSAIISDSLLFKSPTCTLRDKIAAEELAAIAEVNIEEYGLAMLKAGASTTDKTAETLISLDAKEFVLGADKLVVAQINTVDANEVAVRKAELETAIKAELDSKGLAAYVFVITNILTSDSEVLVLGDKQDKVAAAFGKTLENDFMTLEGVVSRKKQVVPQITEEFSK, encoded by the coding sequence ATGACAAATATTTTAATTTTTGGACATAAAAATCCAGATACTGATACAATTTGTTCAAGCATTGTATACAACAACTTAAAAAGAATTCAAGGAATGGATACAGAAGCTGTAAGACTTGGAGAAATCAATGATGAAACAAGATATGCTCTTGAGTACTTCAACGTACGCTTACCACGTTTAGTAGACGAAGTAGCAGAAGGACAACATGTTATTTTAGTTGACCACAATGAATTCCAACAATCAGCTAATGGAATTGAAAAAGCAGTTATTCGTGAAGTAATCGATCACCACCGTATTGCAAACTTTGAAACTGCTGGACCACTATACTACCGTGCTGAACCACTTGGATGTACTGCTACAATCTTGAAAAAAATCTATGAAGAACAAAGTGTTCACATCGATAAACAAATGGCAGGATTAATGCTATCAGCAATTATTTCTGACTCATTATTATTCAAATCACCAACATGTACTTTACGTGATAAAATTGCAGCAGAAGAATTAGCAGCTATCGCTGAAGTAAACATTGAAGAATATGGTTTAGCAATGCTTAAAGCCGGAGCTTCAACAACTGACAAAACTGCTGAAACATTAATCTCATTAGATGCTAAAGAGTTTGTTTTAGGTGCTGATAAACTAGTAGTAGCTCAAATCAACACAGTAGATGCGAACGAAGTAGCAGTAAGAAAAGCAGAATTAGAAACAGCTATTAAAGCAGAATTAGATTCTAAAGGATTAGCAGCATACGTATTTGTAATCACAAATATCTTAACTTCAGATTCAGAAGTATTAGTATTAGGAGATAAACAAGATAAAGTTGCTGCTGCATTTGGAAAAACTCTTGAAAATGACTTTATGACACTAGAAGGTGTTGTATCTCGAAAAAAACAAGTAGTTCCTCAAATTACAGAAGAGTTTTCAAAATAA
- the trxB gene encoding thioredoxin-disulfide reductase — protein MSEKIYDLIIVGAGPAGMTASIYASRANMSVLMLERKYPGGQMLSTEEIENYTGYEMVTGPELSEKMFEHSKKFGTEFAFGNITKVGEKDGLKYVVAGEKEYVAKSIIIATGSEHRNLDVPGEEQFSGKGVSYCAVCDGAFFRNKEVVVIGGGDSAVEEALYLSNLAAKVTIVHRRDELRAQKILQDRAFTKENIEFVWDSVAYEIKGERKVSSIEIRNVKTGEESSIPADGVFIYVGMLPQTQDFRDLGITDEAGYIPTNERLESAVPGIFAAGDVRVKEIRQVITAASDGAIAAQSAYSYVEGLE, from the coding sequence ATGTCAGAAAAAATTTATGACTTAATTATCGTTGGAGCAGGTCCAGCAGGTATGACAGCTTCAATCTATGCATCACGTGCGAATATGTCAGTGTTGATGTTAGAAAGAAAATATCCAGGTGGTCAAATGCTTTCAACGGAAGAGATTGAAAACTACACAGGATATGAAATGGTAACAGGTCCTGAACTATCAGAAAAAATGTTCGAACACTCTAAAAAATTCGGAACAGAATTTGCTTTTGGTAATATTACAAAAGTTGGTGAAAAAGATGGACTTAAATACGTAGTTGCAGGAGAAAAAGAATATGTTGCTAAATCAATAATTATTGCGACAGGTTCAGAGCACAGAAATCTTGATGTTCCTGGTGAAGAACAGTTCTCAGGAAAAGGTGTAAGTTACTGCGCAGTATGTGATGGTGCATTCTTTAGAAACAAAGAAGTAGTAGTTATCGGTGGAGGGGATTCAGCGGTAGAAGAAGCTTTATATCTTTCTAATTTAGCGGCAAAAGTTACGATAGTTCACAGACGTGATGAACTACGTGCACAAAAAATTCTTCAAGATAGAGCATTTACTAAAGAAAATATCGAATTCGTATGGGATAGTGTAGCATACGAAATTAAAGGTGAAAGAAAAGTTTCATCTATTGAAATTAGAAATGTAAAAACTGGAGAAGAAAGTTCAATTCCAGCTGATGGTGTGTTTATCTATGTTGGTATGTTACCGCAAACACAAGACTTCAGAGACTTAGGAATTACTGATGAAGCTGGTTATATTCCAACTAACGAAAGATTAGAATCAGCAGTACCAGGAATTTTTGCTGCAGGTGATGTTCGAGTAAAAGAAATTCGTCAAGTAATCACAGCAGCTTCTGATGGTGCTATTGCAGCTCAAAGCGCATACAGTTATGTAGAAGGTTTAGAATAA
- the comGB gene encoding competence type IV pilus assembly protein ComGB: MKKKNGDIKKALDKENKIYFIKRLYELIDHGYMLEDSLEFLLIQYEVADDEIKKIKEKLSNGSKLSDILGYLGYSQLIVSKIKFAEDYGRIEDMLLEVETYLKIKKIQQEKVIKTLRYPLFLTLTLICLIMVFNALVIPQFENIYTSSNIKMDLQTIILIKSLYYIPKIISIIFLLILICIGYTFYTIKYKPNLFLKSLLYIPKVRNYSKLYFSYRFSMELSLFLMSGFSLKTALEVMVEEDYDYYLTLFSKDILNELDQGIGFEDAIGKIKYFDKSMRKFVSHGKNNGLIDKELKLFSELMLDTFLTSLDKNLKKLQPILFGILAVVIVGLYMVILLPIFNMASSLK; the protein is encoded by the coding sequence ATGAAAAAGAAAAATGGGGATATTAAAAAAGCTCTAGATAAAGAGAATAAAATATATTTTATAAAACGTCTATATGAATTAATTGATCATGGATATATGCTAGAGGATTCTTTAGAATTTTTACTTATTCAATATGAAGTTGCTGATGACGAGATTAAAAAGATAAAAGAAAAACTCTCTAACGGAAGTAAATTATCCGATATATTGGGATATCTTGGTTATTCACAACTAATTGTTAGTAAAATAAAATTTGCTGAAGATTACGGTCGAATAGAAGATATGTTACTTGAAGTTGAAACATATCTAAAAATAAAAAAAATACAACAAGAAAAGGTAATAAAAACTTTACGATACCCACTATTTTTAACACTCACATTAATTTGCCTTATTATGGTCTTTAATGCGCTAGTAATTCCACAATTTGAGAACATCTATACTTCATCTAATATTAAGATGGATCTCCAAACTATTATATTAATCAAATCACTATATTACATTCCAAAAATTATTTCAATTATTTTTTTACTTATACTAATATGTATAGGATACACCTTTTATACAATTAAATATAAACCAAATCTATTTTTAAAATCTCTTTTATACATTCCTAAAGTAAGGAACTATTCTAAATTATATTTTTCTTACAGATTTTCTATGGAATTAAGTTTATTTCTTATGAGCGGATTTTCGTTAAAGACAGCTTTAGAAGTCATGGTTGAAGAAGACTATGATTATTACTTAACGCTCTTTTCTAAAGATATTTTAAATGAGTTAGATCAAGGTATAGGCTTCGAGGATGCAATCGGAAAGATTAAATACTTTGATAAATCTATGAGAAAATTTGTAAGCCATGGAAAAAATAATGGTTTGATTGACAAAGAATTAAAACTATTTAGTGAACTGATGCTAGATACTTTTCTAACATCGTTAGATAAAAACTTGAAAAAATTACAACCTATTTTATTTGGTATTTTAGCCGTAGTTATTGTCGGATTATACATGGTTATTCTTTTACCGATATTTAATATGGCTAGCTCTCTTAAATAA
- the msrA gene encoding peptide-methionine (S)-S-oxide reductase MsrA, translated as MKKEIYLAGGCFWGVEGYFAQLDGVLSTRVGYSNGQTAETTYQNIKSTDHAEVIYLTYDNSVLPLNDVFRHYFRIIDPVSVNKQGGDRGRQYRTGIYYVDEETRDGAVKFIEELQKNYTKKIAVEVEAVNNYIDAEEYHQKYLEKNPTGYCHVDLSLAKKSL; from the coding sequence ATGAAAAAAGAAATATATTTAGCAGGTGGATGTTTCTGGGGAGTAGAAGGTTACTTTGCGCAACTTGATGGAGTTTTATCTACAAGAGTTGGATATAGTAATGGTCAGACTGCAGAAACTACTTATCAAAATATTAAATCTACAGATCACGCAGAAGTAATTTACTTAACATATGATAACTCAGTATTACCATTAAACGATGTATTTCGTCATTATTTTAGAATTATCGATCCAGTAAGTGTTAATAAACAAGGTGGAGACAGAGGTCGCCAATACAGAACTGGTATTTACTACGTAGATGAAGAAACAAGAGACGGAGCTGTTAAGTTTATAGAAGAACTTCAAAAGAATTATACTAAGAAAATTGCTGTAGAAGTAGAAGCGGTAAATAACTATATTGATGCTGAAGAATATCACCAAAAATACTTAGAGAAAAATCCTACAGGATACTGTCATGTAGACTTAAGTTTAGCGAAAAAAAGCTTATAA
- a CDS encoding phage holin family protein: MYTFKKLYWPIIKKVILNTFIVIAFSGLTKGSLRVDHPVYGFLGALLITILFILVRPILLITIMISIFSLGLFSLLIRTSLVYLVSFILSPHFEIMSFWTAFGLVIIIMLFNFILNTNDRKIVIKTFKNK, from the coding sequence ATGTATACATTTAAAAAATTATATTGGCCTATTATAAAAAAGGTCATATTAAATACATTTATTGTAATTGCCTTTTCTGGTTTGACTAAAGGAAGTTTGCGAGTCGATCATCCAGTATACGGATTTTTAGGAGCATTACTTATTACTATTTTATTTATATTAGTTCGACCTATATTATTGATAACTATAATGATATCAATATTTAGTTTAGGATTATTTTCGTTATTAATTAGGACGTCACTAGTATATTTAGTTTCTTTTATATTGTCGCCACATTTTGAGATAATGTCCTTTTGGACAGCTTTTGGCTTGGTGATAATTATTATGCTATTTAACTTTATATTAAATACAAATGATAGAAAGATAGTAATAAAAACATTTAAAAATAAATAA
- a CDS encoding YihY/virulence factor BrkB family protein, with translation MFIPEKNYSFYDDNPKGKLTIKKFVKEMYYRLMYDEISLLSANLSYYFILSLFPMLIVALALTPYFKIDQQFLLERIQNFAPGDLGNYLFDMISEVLNNKNNTIITVGIVFTLWSASSGIYGIIIAFNNAFRVRDGRIWIVTKLISVVITALFLVGMFVVLALVVFGKQLTYLLFHKFNLDEGFYNLWSVLNYSFPILFTFIVFVFLYIMGPNLKLKAISILPGSIFATVSWTLISRLFGYYIDHFSSYIKTYGTIGAFMAFIIWLYITGYILIIGAEINAIFHNYRVEHRVFEETHTTE, from the coding sequence ATGTTTATACCAGAAAAAAATTATTCATTTTATGATGATAATCCAAAAGGTAAATTAACAATAAAAAAATTTGTAAAAGAAATGTATTATCGTCTTATGTATGATGAAATATCATTACTATCTGCAAATTTAAGTTATTATTTTATTTTATCATTATTCCCTATGTTAATTGTTGCGTTAGCTTTAACACCATACTTTAAAATTGACCAACAATTTCTATTAGAGAGGATTCAAAATTTCGCCCCTGGAGATTTGGGTAACTATCTTTTTGATATGATTTCTGAAGTATTAAATAATAAGAATAATACGATTATCACCGTGGGTATTGTATTTACTTTATGGTCAGCGTCTAGTGGTATTTATGGGATTATTATTGCCTTTAATAATGCATTTAGAGTTCGAGACGGAAGAATATGGATAGTAACAAAATTAATTAGTGTAGTAATTACAGCGTTGTTTTTAGTAGGAATGTTCGTAGTTCTTGCACTAGTCGTATTTGGAAAACAACTTACATACTTATTATTCCATAAATTTAATCTAGATGAAGGTTTTTATAATTTATGGTCAGTTTTAAATTATAGTTTCCCGATATTATTTACATTTATAGTATTTGTATTTTTATATATAATGGGACCAAACTTAAAATTAAAAGCTATTAGTATTTTACCAGGTTCTATATTTGCGACAGTTTCCTGGACTTTAATAAGTAGACTATTCGGATACTACATAGATCATTTTTCTAGCTATATTAAAACATATGGAACAATCGGAGCATTTATGGCGTTTATAATTTGGTTGTATATTACAGGATATATACTAATTATCGGAGCAGAAATAAATGCAATATTTCATAATTATAGAGTTGAACATAGAGTGTTTGAAGAAACTCATACTACAGAATAG
- the comGC gene encoding competence type IV pilus major pilin ComGC has translation MENIIKKFKNKDGFTLIEMLIVLFIIAILLILIIPNITKNIDTAKDKSSEAYEKTVQSQVTAYEINEKDKDVTFEKLVEKHYLDGPADKASTAPNGKKIVIANGKATLQK, from the coding sequence ATGGAAAATATTATTAAAAAGTTCAAAAACAAAGATGGATTCACATTGATTGAAATGTTAATCGTTTTGTTTATAATTGCAATACTTCTAATTCTTATAATCCCTAATATTACTAAGAATATAGATACTGCAAAAGATAAAAGCTCTGAAGCTTATGAAAAAACGGTTCAATCCCAAGTAACAGCTTATGAAATCAATGAAAAAGACAAAGATGTTACTTTCGAAAAACTAGTGGAAAAACATTATTTAGATGGCCCAGCAGACAAAGCTAGTACAGCACCAAATGGTAAAAAAATAGTAATAGCTAATGGTAAAGCGACATTACAAAAATAG
- a CDS encoding tRNA threonylcarbamoyladenosine dehydratase: protein MLHQFSRNELVIGTEGLEILKNKRVGILGIGGVGSFAAESLARSGVGSLVLMDKDNIDITNVNRQIHATTETVGHSKVEEMKKRILAINPECEIIAIQDFYTEDTYPVFYEKPLDFVIDACDTVTFKIHLIKYCLAHNIPVISVMGSANKIDPTKFQIADISKTTVCPLAKVIRTKLKKERVRGKVPVVFSTESPTIANKEYLEKIGKQDSEIRKAKIPPASNAFCPSVAGLIAANYVYTTLLKNIKILTVEKPV from the coding sequence ATGTTACATCAATTTTCAAGAAATGAATTAGTAATAGGAACTGAAGGTTTAGAAATATTAAAAAATAAAAGAGTAGGAATACTAGGTATAGGAGGAGTAGGATCATTTGCGGCTGAGTCATTAGCCCGTTCTGGAGTTGGTTCATTGGTATTAATGGATAAAGATAATATTGATATTACAAACGTTAATAGACAAATTCATGCAACAACAGAAACAGTGGGTCACAGTAAAGTAGAAGAGATGAAAAAAAGAATTTTAGCTATTAATCCTGAGTGTGAAATTATAGCTATTCAAGACTTTTACACAGAAGATACTTATCCTGTCTTTTATGAGAAACCACTTGATTTCGTAATAGATGCATGTGATACGGTGACGTTTAAAATACATTTAATAAAATATTGTTTAGCTCACAATATACCAGTAATTAGTGTGATGGGTTCTGCAAATAAAATAGATCCAACAAAATTCCAAATTGCTGATATTAGTAAAACTACTGTTTGTCCTTTAGCAAAAGTAATAAGAACAAAACTAAAAAAAGAGAGAGTTCGTGGAAAAGTACCTGTAGTATTTTCTACAGAAAGTCCAACAATTGCGAATAAAGAATACCTAGAAAAAATTGGGAAACAAGATTCAGAAATACGTAAAGCTAAGATACCACCAGCTTCTAACGCATTTTGTCCATCAGTAGCTGGCCTTATAGCAGCTAATTATGTTTATACAACTTTATTAAAAAATATAAAAATATTAACTGTTGAAAAACCTGTTTAA
- the hprK gene encoding HPr(Ser) kinase/phosphatase: MPKITTRDLVEKLNLEIVSGEKGLDREITTDELSRPALQLAGYFSHYSPQRIQILGTSELSFFKLIPDIEKKSRMRMLCTRITPCIIISRDLEVPKELEEAADRYDTPVLRCHQDTTKLMGNISNYLRKEFAPATSVHGVFIEVYGIGVLITGESGIGKSEIALELIKRGHRLVADDRVDIKEFEKGYLIGSCESTLIKHLLEIRGLGIINVMTLFGTGAVRSDKRLQLNVHLETWNDQKQYDRIGLGDEHREILNSKIEKKTIPVRPGRNVAIIIESAAMNYRLNQMGINTAKDFTSRLAEEIKQNNMNNGVN; this comes from the coding sequence ATGCCAAAAATTACAACAAGAGATCTTGTAGAAAAATTAAATCTAGAAATTGTTAGTGGGGAAAAGGGACTGGATAGAGAAATAACTACTGATGAATTATCACGTCCAGCTTTACAACTTGCAGGATATTTTTCTCATTATTCACCACAGAGAATTCAAATATTAGGAACTAGTGAATTATCATTTTTTAAATTAATTCCTGATATTGAGAAAAAATCAAGAATGAGAATGCTTTGTACAAGGATAACTCCATGTATTATTATATCAAGAGATTTAGAAGTTCCTAAAGAATTAGAGGAAGCTGCAGATCGATACGATACACCAGTTTTAAGATGTCACCAAGATACTACAAAACTTATGGGGAATATTTCAAACTATCTTAGAAAAGAATTTGCACCTGCAACTTCAGTTCACGGTGTGTTCATAGAAGTTTATGGTATTGGAGTATTGATTACAGGAGAAAGTGGAATTGGTAAGAGTGAAATAGCTCTAGAGCTTATTAAACGTGGACACAGATTAGTAGCTGATGATAGAGTTGATATTAAAGAATTTGAAAAAGGTTATTTAATAGGAAGCTGCGAATCAACGCTAATAAAACATTTATTAGAAATTCGTGGATTAGGTATTATTAATGTAATGACACTATTTGGTACTGGTGCAGTAAGAAGTGATAAGAGATTACAATTGAATGTACACTTAGAAACATGGAATGATCAAAAACAATATGATCGTATAGGATTAGGAGATGAACATAGAGAAATTCTTAATTCTAAAATTGAAAAGAAAACAATTCCTGTAAGACCAGGTCGAAACGTAGCAATCATTATAGAATCTGCAGCGATGAACTACAGATTAAATCAAATGGGAATTAATACTGCTAAAGATTTTACATCAAGACTAGCAGAAGAAATAAAACAAAATAATATGAATAATGGGGTGAACTAA